The nucleotide window GCACCCCGATCCCCCGCCCGGGTTTCCCGCCTCACCGCGTCCCGTAGGCCATATAGCGAACGATGCGCCAGACGCCGTCCGGATCGCGGCGGAAGACGTCGAGGCCCTGCTCCGCCCAGCTCTCGCCCTTGTCGGAACTTCCCAGCGTGGATGTCCAGGTGAGGCGCACCGCAGCCATGTCGCCGGACACCAGGATGTCGTGGATGGCCACCGCGTAGGTGAGCCGGCTGTCCGGCTTTGCCAGCGCCGCTTTCAGGCGGGCACACACCGAGGCCTTGTCGCCCACCGGGGCGGTTTCCACGTCCGATTGCAGGTCGTCGGCGAAGAGGTCGCAGACGCGGCTGGCGTCGCCCGCATTGAACGCCTCGGCCCAGCCCGTGAGGCGGGCGCGGATCGCGGCGGCGTCGGAGGCCTGGGCGGCCTCGCCGGCTCCTGCGGTTCGCAACGGCATTGCCAAGGCCAGGGCAAGCGCCACCGAAGCGAGAGGCAGGGCGGCGTGGCGCGTCATGGGGCTCTCCATGCTGGCCCGATTCCAGCGGGCGCAGGCCCGTCCGGCTCAAGGTCGCGGCGAGGATAGCGTGGCCGCTGCCGGCCTCAATCCACGATCTGGGTCTGGATGGTGAGGATGTCGTAGGCCGGCGCTTCGGGCGGGTTGGCGTAGAGGCTGGTGAAGGCATCGGCGCCGCCATCCGCCGTGATGGCGCGGCGCGCGAGACCGCCGATTTCCCCGCCATAGACCTGGATGGCGATGGCGACCTCCGCTTCCGAGGCGTTGGCGATCTTCAGTCCGTCGCCGCCCTTGGGCGAGAAGGTTTCCACCGCCCCCGCCGCCAGTGCCTTCACCGGCGCGCGGGGCTCGGGAGCGGCGCCGTCCGGCAGGGCGAAGCGCTGGCGCTGGAGGGTACCGCGCAGCACGCCGCAAATCTCCCAGAACGGCTCCTGGCACAGGGGCAGGTCGGCGCCGCCCGACAGCACCGTGGCGACCACGGTGAAGCGCTCCATGCCGTCCGCGTAAAGCTGGTACTGGCGGAACGGTGCATCCCCGGCCGTGGCGAACACGCCCGGCAGCCAGTCGTCGGTGGCGACGAGGCGGCCCATGAGGTCGGCGCCGATCATGAGGATCTCGCGCGGGTCGTCCGCCAGCTCCACCATGGACTGGATGTCCCAGATGAAGCGCTTGAGGGCGGGCGGAACGGGTTCGGTCACGGGCGGGTCCTCGCGGCGGCTTCAGTGGTCGCGGTCATCGTGGTCGTGGTCATGATCGTCGTGGTCATGATCGTCATGGCCGGCCTTCGCGGCGGGGGCTTTCACCAGCGTGGCGGCCAGCACCGTGCCGGCGGCGAGGATGCCGTCGTCGTCGATGGCGTGGCCCAGGCCCGGCCGGCGCATGCTTTTCGCCGGCACGCCCAGCGCCTTCAGCCGCTCGCGGGTGGCGACCATCTGGTCGAAGGGAACGATTGAATCCTCCTCGCCATGGATCAGCAGCACCGGAGGCCGGGCGCGAATCTCGCCGGCCAGATCGTCCGCCTCCGGCAGCGCGCCGCAGAAGCCGATGATGAGGGCGGGAGAGGCGGCGCGGCGCAGCCCCACATGGAGCGCCAGCATGGCCCCCTGCGAGAAGCCCACCAGAGCAAGATGACTGTCGGGCAGTCGCCGCTCGGCCAGCATGCGGTCGAGAAAGGCGTCGAGCCACGGCCCGGTGGTGGCGAGGCCTTCGGAAATGGCTTCCGGCGTCAGGGCGTCGGAGGCAAACCAGCGCCGGCCGCCGCCCTCGGCGGGGAAGGGGGCCTCGGCGGCGAGGAAGTCGGCCTTGGGCATTTCGGGCGCCCAGTTTAGGGCGAGGTCGATCACCCTCTGCCCGTCGGCGCCTTCTTCATGTAGCAGCACCACCAGCCATGCCGGCTTGCCGCAGGACAGGGCCGCGATCTTCGGCCCCGCGACGATGGGCAGATCAGTTGGCAACTCGGTGCCGGCGGCGGGTGCGACGTGCGTGGTCATCCGCGCGCCCCCACGGATGCCTGGCGCAGGGCGGGCCAGACGGGATCGCGCCGGTCGTTGTCACACGCATGTCGGGTTCCGCACGCGCGCGGGCAGGCCGCGCGCGTGGTTGAATTTGCCTTCATCGCCAAGGCCATGGCTGGACCCACTCGCCATCGCGCCCCTGCCGCAGGGGCTTCATGACTGGAGATCCAGCAAGAAATGGGCCGGTGATGGGCGTCAGGCGGTGGGCGTCAGACGATGGGTGCCTTGGCGCTCACCACCCCGCCCACCAGGTTGAGCCCCAGCAGGAATTCGGACGGCAGCTCGGTGCGGATCAGGGGCACACGCTCCACCGGCCGCGCCAGCGCCTCGGCCTGGGCCCGCCGCGCGGCCACGGCAGTGGCGATGTCCACCGCCGCGAAACGGAAGCTCGCGCCCGGGCGCAACTGGGCGAAGCTGCCAAGATCGGCGCCGATGACGGTGGCGATCTTGGGATAGCCGCCGGTGGGCGCGCGGTCGGCCATCTGCACGATGGGCAGGCCCTCGCCCGGCACCTGGATCGCGCCATGGGCGATGCCGTCGGAGACGATGTTGAAGCCGCCGGCGTGGGTCAGTGGCTCGCCTTCCAGCAGGTAGCCCATGCGGTCGCTGCGGCCCGAGAGCATCCAGGGCTGGGTGAGGAAGCGCTCCACCACCTCTGGCGCGAAGAAATCGTCCTGCGGGCCCAGCACCACGCGGACCACGTCGAGTGAGCGTTCCAGCCAGGGGGCGATGAGGCGGGAGGGGGCGGTGTGGCCGAGCTCCGCCGCCGCGCCCAGGGGCAGGCGGTCGCCGGCCTTCAGCGGGCCACCGTCGAGCCCGCCGAGGCCGGAGCGGGTATGGGTGGCGGTGGAGCCCAGCACCGGCGCGAGGGCGAAGCTGCCCGCGGCCGCCACATAGCACCAGGCGCCCGTGGGGCCGGCGCGCAGGGAGAGGGCGGCGCCCGGCTCCAGCGTCAGCACCAGCGGGGTTTCCAGCTTCTGGCCGTCCAGCGCCACCGTGAAGGGCGCGCCGGCGATGGCAAGGGTCACCGGGCCGCCTTCGGCCGCCAGCGAGAGGCCGCCGAGCCCCACCTCGATGGCGCTGGCGCCGGGGGCATTGCCCACGGCGAGGTTCGCCGTGGCGTGGGCGAGGGGGTCCATGGGGCCGGCCCCGGTGACGCCGAAGCGGAGGTAGCCGTGCCGGCCGCTGTCCTGGATGGTGGTGCCGGGACCGGCGGCGACGATGCGCAGGGCGGGAGTGCTCATGGCTGCGGCTCCCGGCGCGCAACCACTTCGCCTGCCGTCGCGCGGGCTTCCAGCGCGTCGAAGGTGGCGCGGTCGATGGGCTCGAACATGAGTTCGTCGCCCACGTCCAGCAGCACCGTCGGGGTGCGGGTGAGGGAGAACATGCGCTCCGGCGTGCGGCCGACGAGGAACCAGCCGGTGGGCATGGAGACGGTCGCGATGCTGGCGAGCCCGCCCGCCATCATCACCACGTTGGGCGGATGGGGCGGGCGCGGCTTCAAGCGGCGCGAGACCGTGGCGAACGCCTCCGGCAGGCCGCCCAGATAGCAGTAGCCGGGGGCGAAGCCGTACATGTAGAGCCGGTAGCGCGCGCCGGAATGCAGCCTCACCACCTCGTCCGGCGTGAGGCCGGTGGAGGCGGCGATGGTGGCGATGTCCTCGCCGAATTCGGGATCATAGCAGCAGGGGATGGTCCAGAGCGCGCCGTGCCGGGCCTCGGCAGGCGCTGCCTGCGCCAGCGCTGTCACCTCGGCGGCGAGCGTGGCGCGGTCGATCACCAGCGGATCGTAGTGAATCATGAGCGAGCGATAGGTGGGCACGCTCTCGCGCACGCCGGGCAGGGCGCGCGCGGTGACGGCCGCATCGAGGGCCAGCACCCGGTCGTTGAGGACGGGGTCCACCACATCGCCGAACTCGGCGACGAGGGCGGTTTCCCCGGCATCCAGCAGGCGCGGGCCAGAATGGGCTGGCGCAGGACTTTCAGGCGAAGGGGACAATGGAAATGCCCTCGTCTTCGAGCCGTCGGCGCACCCGCCTCGCGGTCTCCACCGCATGGGCTGAATCGCCATGCACGCAGATGGAGCCGATCTCGGTGGGCAGCGGCGTGCCGGATGCGGTGATGATGGCGCCCGCCTTCACCATGGCGACGACGCGCGCGGATGCCTCGTCCGGATCGGTGATGACCGCGCCGGGCTGGCCGCGCGGCACCAGCAGGCCGGCTTCCGTATAGGCGCGATCGGCGAAGATCTCGGCGATGGGGGTGAGCCCCGCCGCGCGGGTGGCCTCAGCCTGCGCGCCCAGCGGGCCGGCGAGAATGGGCAGGCTGCCATCCACCGCCTTCACCGCGCGGGCGATGGCGGCGGCGATTTCCGCGCTCTCCTCCGCCATGTTGGACAGGGCGCCGTGGGCCTTCACGTAAGCCACGCGATGGCCGGCATAGGCCGCCAGCCCCAGGGCGGCACCGACCTGATAGGCGACGAGGCGCTCGATCTCCCCCGTGGAGAAAGGAATGCGGCGCCGGCCGAAGCCCCACAGGTCCGGAAAGCCGGGATGGGCGCCGACGCTGACGCCCTTGGCCTTCGCCAGCGCGAACACGCGGGCCATGATCTCGGGGTCCCCCGCATGCAGGCCGCAGGCAAGGTTGGCCGAGGAGACGATGTCGAGCAGCGCCGCGTCGTCGGTGATGGCGTAGGCGCCGAAGCCCTCGCCGAGGTCGGAATTGAGGTCCACCTGCATGGTGCTTTCCCCTCAGGAATGGCTTGAGACTGACCGAATATGGCGTGCCGCGATCCCGGCATCAGGCTCGGACTTGCGCGGGGCGCCGCAGCGGGCCGTCACGGCCGGGACGCGCCCGGCCATGACGGTTTCATCGCCTGGCTTCCACCGCCGGACGCGCGGTCAGATGCCGAGATAGGCTTTGCGCACGTCCGGGTTCTCGCGCACCTCGGCGGCGGAGCCTTCGAGGATGACGCGGCCGGTCTGCAGCACATAGGCGCGGTCGGCGATTTCCAGGCTCTCCACCAGCCGCTGCTCCACCAGAAGGATGGTGACGCCGGTGTCGCGGATGGTCTTCACCGCGTCGAAGATCTCGTCCACGAGCTTGGGCATGATGCCCTGGGACGGCTCATCGAGCATCAGCAGGCGCGGACGGGTCATCAGCGCGCGGCCGATGGCGAGCATCTGCTGCTCGCCGCCGGAGAGCGTCGCCGCCTTCTGGGGCAGGCGCTCCTTGAGCCGCGGGAACAGGGTGAACACCTGCTCCAGCGGCGCCTCGCGGTCGGCCTTGTCGGCGTGCAGGTAGCTGCCGAGGCGCAGATTGTCCGCAACCGTGAGGCGCGGAAACAGGCGCTTGGCTTCCGGCACGTAGGCGATGCCCCGCGCGGTGATGAGGTGGCCCGCCAGTCCGTCGATCCGATCGCCGGCGAAGGTCACGGTGCCGCTCTTGGGCCGCTCCATGCCGGCGATGGACTTCAGGAGGGTGGACTTGCCCGCGCCGTTGGCGCCGGCCACCACCACGATCTCGCCCGCCTTCACGTCCACCGAGATGTCGGAGATGGCGATGAGGCCGTCATAGGCCGTGGTCAGGGATTTGACTTCAAGCAGCACGGTGGCGATCCCCGAGATAGGCGGTGATGACATCCTCGTTGCGGACGATGTCGGCGGGGCTGCCCTCGGCCAGAAGCTTGCCGAGGTTGAGCACGATGGCCCGGTCCACCAGCTGCATGACGATTTCCATCACGTGCTCCACCATCACCACGGTGATGCCGCGGGCGCGCACCTTGCGCACCAGGTCCATGCCGAGGCGTGCCTCGGACGGGGTGAGGCCGGTAAGCACCTCGTCCAGCAGCAGGAGCTTGGGTTCGGTGGCGATGGCGCGGGCCACCTCCAGGCGGCGCTTCTCCGGCGGGGTGAGCTGGCCGGCGGTGGCATCGGCGCGACCGTCGAGGCCCACATAGTCCAGCACCTCCAGCGCCGCGGCACGGGCGCGGGTGGCATTGGAGTTACGCACGAAGGCGCCGATCATCACGTTTTCGGCCACGCTCATGGAATCGAAGGAGCGGGGCACCTGGAAGGTGCGGGCGATGCCCAGCCGGCAGCGTTCGGCCGCCGGCATCTGGGTGATGTCCACGCCCTCGAACAGGATCGAGCCGGAGGTGGGCACCCGGGCCCCGGAGATGGCCGCGAACAGGGTGGACTTGCCCGCCCCGTTGGGACCGATGAGCCCCAGGATCTCGCCGCGCTTGATGGAGATGGAGACATCCGAGTTGGCCACCAGGCCGCCGAAGCGCTGGGTGACGCCGCGCGTCTCGAGCAGGATATCGGACGTCATGCCTTGCCTCCCGACTTGCGGGTGAAGAGGCTGAGCAGGCCCTCGGGCTTGGCCAGCGCCACCACCATGATCAGCGCGCCGTAGATGATGAGGTCGAGGCCGGAGCCCGACCCGCCGAGATAGGAGCGGGTGATCTCGGTGAGGGGGATGAGGATCGCCGCGCCGAGCGGGGCGCCCCACAGGGTGCCGATGCCGCCGAGCACCGCCGGCAGGGCGAAGAGCAGCGAGAAGCGGAAGCTCATCACGCTTTCGGGGTCGATGTAGGAGACGAAGGCCGCATAGAAGCCGCCGCCCACCGCGGTGAAGAAGGCCGACACCGCCGCCGCCGCGAGCTTGGAGCGGAACACTTCCACGCCCAGGCTCTCGGCCGCCTCCGGATCGTCCTTCACCGCGCGCCACCAGAAGCCCCAGCGGGAATTCTCGATGAGATAGGTGACGAGCCACACCACCACCAAAAGCCCGAGGGCGATGTAGAAATAGGGCACCTTGTCCCGGGCGAACTGGAGGGTCCAGAAGCTGTCGGTGCCGAACGGCCACTGGATGCCCAGGGCGCCGCCGACAAAGTCCCAGTTGTGGACCAGGACCAGGCCGATTTCCGCGATCACCAGGGTGGCGATTGCGAAGTAATGGCCCTTCAGCCGGAAGGTCATGAAGCCGAGGGCCACCGCGAGCGCCGCCGACAGCAGGCCGCCCACCACCATGCCGAACCAGGGCACGATGTCGTAGTTCACGTAGAGCACGGACGCCGCATAGGCGCCGATGCCGAAGTAGAGGGCATGGCCCAGCGAGATCTGGCCGCAATAGCCGCCCAGGATGTTCCAGCTCTGCGACACCGCCGCATAGAGCAGGGTGAGGATGAGGACGTTCTGGAGATAAACGTCCCGGATGCCCAGCGGCAGGCAGGCCACGGCGGCGAACACCGCGGCCGCGACGACGAGTTGGCGCCGGCGCTTGGCGATGAAGGCATCGCCGCGCAGCTTGAGGGAGGTGAGGGTGCTGTCGGTCATCTTCACAGCTTTCCGAACAGGCCGCTCGGGCGGAAGAACACCACGGCGAGATAGAGGGCGTAGATGCCCACTGCCTTCATGGTCGGCGGCAGGATAAGGGCGGTGATGGCTTCCACCAGCCCCACGATGACGCCGGCCACCAGCGCGCCGAACACGCTGCCGAAGCCGCCCAGCGCCACCGTCACATAGGCGATGGTGCCGAAGGTCGCGCCGACCTGGGGATGGATATAGTAGAAGATCGCCAGCACGGTGCCGGCGAGGCCCACCAGGGCCGCGCCGAGGCCCCAGCCCACCGCGAACACCTTGTTGCGGTTGATGCCCACCAGCGCCACCGCGCCCTGGTCCTCGCGGGTGGCTTCCAGCGCCTTGCCGAAGTCGGTCCGCGAGATCAGGGAGAGGGCGGCAAACGCCGCGATGGAGATGAGGCCGCCATAGATCTGCGGCCAGGGCAGGAAGATGCCGGCAAGGTCCAGCGTGTGCCCGCCGAGCCACGAGGTCTTGATGGACCGGTAGTCGGGGGTGAAGAAATACTGGGCGCCGCCCTGGATGAGGATGGCGAGGCCGAAGGTGGAGAAGATCTGCACCATGCCGGCATTCGCCTTGGTGCGCATGGCATAGCGCACCACCGCGACATAGACGAACGCGCCTACGCAGAACATGAGCCCCACCACCAAAGGTGCGACCACGATGGGATCGAGGGTCGTCCACAGGACGAGCCCGAACGTGGCGTACATGGCGATCATGAGGAATTCGCCGTGGGCGAAGTTCACCACATCCATGAGCCCGAAGATGAGCGAGAGGCCGACTGCGATGAGGGCATAGATGAGCCCCATCAGCAGGCCGCTCGCAAGCACCTGGATCAGCGCTTGCGCGGTCATTGTGTGTCCTTCCAGCCGGAACGTCAGCCGTTGATTCAGCCGTTCATGGGCCAGATGGGCGCGGCGATGGCCACGTCGTCGGGGAAGATGGTGACGAACTTGCTGCCGGTGTACTGCAGCAGAACCGGGCTCGCGTCGGGGTTCTGGCCTTCGTCGTTA belongs to Xanthobacter autotrophicus Py2 and includes:
- a CDS encoding LamB/YcsF family protein (PFAM: LamB/YcsF family protein~KEGG: gox:GOX0211 lactam utilization protein LamB) — translated: MQVDLNSDLGEGFGAYAITDDAALLDIVSSANLACGLHAGDPEIMARVFALAKAKGVSVGAHPGFPDLWGFGRRRIPFSTGEIERLVAYQVGAALGLAAYAGHRVAYVKAHGALSNMAEESAEIAAAIARAVKAVDGSLPILAGPLGAQAEATRAAGLTPIAEIFADRAYTEAGLLVPRGQPGAVITDPDEASARVVAMVKAGAIITASGTPLPTEIGSICVHGDSAHAVETARRVRRRLEDEGISIVPFA
- a CDS encoding phospholipase/Carboxylesterase (PFAM: phospholipase/Carboxylesterase~KEGG: mag:amb4313 predicted esterase), which produces MTTHVAPAAGTELPTDLPIVAGPKIAALSCGKPAWLVVLLHEEGADGQRVIDLALNWAPEMPKADFLAAEAPFPAEGGGRRWFASDALTPEAISEGLATTGPWLDAFLDRMLAERRLPDSHLALVGFSQGAMLALHVGLRRAASPALIIGFCGALPEADDLAGEIRARPPVLLIHGEEDSIVPFDQMVATRERLKALGVPAKSMRRPGLGHAIDDDGILAAGTVLAATLVKAPAAKAGHDDHDHDDHDHDHDDRDH
- a CDS encoding urea amidolyase related protein (TIGRFAM: urea amidolyase related protein~PFAM: Allophanate hydrolase subunit 2~KEGG: nha:Nham_2041 allophanate hydrolase subunit 2); the encoded protein is MSTPALRIVAAGPGTTIQDSGRHGYLRFGVTGAGPMDPLAHATANLAVGNAPGASAIEVGLGGLSLAAEGGPVTLAIAGAPFTVALDGQKLETPLVLTLEPGAALSLRAGPTGAWCYVAAAGSFALAPVLGSTATHTRSGLGGLDGGPLKAGDRLPLGAAAELGHTAPSRLIAPWLERSLDVVRVVLGPQDDFFAPEVVERFLTQPWMLSGRSDRMGYLLEGEPLTHAGGFNIVSDGIAHGAIQVPGEGLPIVQMADRAPTGGYPKIATVIGADLGSFAQLRPGASFRFAAVDIATAVAARRAQAEALARPVERVPLIRTELPSEFLLGLNLVGGVVSAKAPIV
- a CDS encoding ABC transporter related (PFAM: ABC transporter related~SMART: AAA ATPase~KEGG: rpe:RPE_1697 ABC transporter related), whose amino-acid sequence is MLLEVKSLTTAYDGLIAISDISVDVKAGEIVVVAGANGAGKSTLLKSIAGMERPKSGTVTFAGDRIDGLAGHLITARGIAYVPEAKRLFPRLTVADNLRLGSYLHADKADREAPLEQVFTLFPRLKERLPQKAATLSGGEQQMLAIGRALMTRPRLLMLDEPSQGIMPKLVDEIFDAVKTIRDTGVTILLVEQRLVESLEIADRAYVLQTGRVILEGSAAEVRENPDVRKAYLGI
- a CDS encoding conserved hypothetical protein (KEGG: ppu:PP_3216 hypothetical protein), which gives rise to MTEPVPPALKRFIWDIQSMVELADDPREILMIGADLMGRLVATDDWLPGVFATAGDAPFRQYQLYADGMERFTVVATVLSGGADLPLCQEPFWEICGVLRGTLQRQRFALPDGAAPEPRAPVKALAAGAVETFSPKGGDGLKIANASEAEVAIAIQVYGGEIGGLARRAITADGGADAFTSLYANPPEAPAYDILTIQTQIVD
- a CDS encoding ABC transporter related (PFAM: ABC transporter related~SMART: AAA ATPase~KEGG: rpa:RPA1751 putative branched-chain amino acid transport system ATP-binding protein) encodes the protein MTSDILLETRGVTQRFGGLVANSDVSISIKRGEILGLIGPNGAGKSTLFAAISGARVPTSGSILFEGVDITQMPAAERCRLGIARTFQVPRSFDSMSVAENVMIGAFVRNSNATRARAAALEVLDYVGLDGRADATAGQLTPPEKRRLEVARAIATEPKLLLLDEVLTGLTPSEARLGMDLVRKVRARGITVVMVEHVMEIVMQLVDRAIVLNLGKLLAEGSPADIVRNEDVITAYLGDRHRAA
- a CDS encoding inner-membrane translocator (PFAM: inner-membrane translocator~KEGG: rpe:RPE_1695 inner-membrane translocator), encoding MTDSTLTSLKLRGDAFIAKRRRQLVVAAAVFAAVACLPLGIRDVYLQNVLILTLLYAAVSQSWNILGGYCGQISLGHALYFGIGAYAASVLYVNYDIVPWFGMVVGGLLSAALAVALGFMTFRLKGHYFAIATLVIAEIGLVLVHNWDFVGGALGIQWPFGTDSFWTLQFARDKVPYFYIALGLLVVVWLVTYLIENSRWGFWWRAVKDDPEAAESLGVEVFRSKLAAAAVSAFFTAVGGGFYAAFVSYIDPESVMSFRFSLLFALPAVLGGIGTLWGAPLGAAILIPLTEITRSYLGGSGSGLDLIIYGALIMVVALAKPEGLLSLFTRKSGGKA
- a CDS encoding conserved hypothetical protein (KEGG: msm:MSMEG_5105 hypothetical protein) — translated: MTRHAALPLASVALALALAMPLRTAGAGEAAQASDAAAIRARLTGWAEAFNAGDASRVCDLFADDLQSDVETAPVGDKASVCARLKAALAKPDSRLTYAVAIHDILVSGDMAAVRLTWTSTLGSSDKGESWAEQGLDVFRRDPDGVWRIVRYMAYGTR
- a CDS encoding Allophanate hydrolase subunit 1 (PFAM: Allophanate hydrolase subunit 1~KEGG: bbt:BBta_4132 putative carboxylase), which codes for MSPSPESPAPAHSGPRLLDAGETALVAEFGDVVDPVLNDRVLALDAAVTARALPGVRESVPTYRSLMIHYDPLVIDRATLAAEVTALAQAAPAEARHGALWTIPCCYDPEFGEDIATIAASTGLTPDEVVRLHSGARYRLYMYGFAPGYCYLGGLPEAFATVSRRLKPRPPHPPNVVMMAGGLASIATVSMPTGWFLVGRTPERMFSLTRTPTVLLDVGDELMFEPIDRATFDALEARATAGEVVARREPQP
- a CDS encoding inner-membrane translocator (PFAM: inner-membrane translocator~KEGG: bja:blr2923 amino acid ABC transporter permease protein) — its product is MTAQALIQVLASGLLMGLIYALIAVGLSLIFGLMDVVNFAHGEFLMIAMYATFGLVLWTTLDPIVVAPLVVGLMFCVGAFVYVAVVRYAMRTKANAGMVQIFSTFGLAILIQGGAQYFFTPDYRSIKTSWLGGHTLDLAGIFLPWPQIYGGLISIAAFAALSLISRTDFGKALEATREDQGAVALVGINRNKVFAVGWGLGAALVGLAGTVLAIFYYIHPQVGATFGTIAYVTVALGGFGSVFGALVAGVIVGLVEAITALILPPTMKAVGIYALYLAVVFFRPSGLFGKL